One Stenotrophomonas maltophilia DNA window includes the following coding sequences:
- a CDS encoding general secretion pathway protein GspN codes for MKLEQISLRTGFLLALAGWAAAVWLATGFGLGSRLPGADGDADAAPSLPALPPLAAERMASADSYSAIGERPLFAEDRRPKPYLLGGSEPAASAALRLTGVLLTGDFGMATFTTEQNRSLRLRLNGDAVDGWQLVGLAPRQATVIGPGGNQVLELAVFNGQGGEPPTVLRGANGAPPAGAIVVPPPAGAPPAPPPAAATPSPSPAGSAPAPSAAAATPPANNNGPSEAQMQAIRERIQARRRQLQQQQQQQPSPPPGDGTNR; via the coding sequence ATGAAGCTTGAGCAGATCAGCCTGCGTACCGGCTTCCTGCTGGCGCTTGCCGGCTGGGCAGCGGCGGTCTGGCTGGCCACCGGCTTTGGCCTGGGCAGCCGGTTGCCGGGTGCCGACGGCGATGCCGATGCGGCACCCTCGCTGCCGGCCCTGCCACCACTGGCTGCCGAGCGCATGGCCAGCGCCGACAGTTACAGCGCCATCGGCGAACGACCGCTGTTCGCCGAGGACCGCAGGCCGAAGCCCTACCTGCTCGGTGGCAGCGAGCCCGCCGCCAGCGCCGCGCTGCGCCTGACCGGGGTGCTGCTGACCGGCGATTTCGGCATGGCCACCTTCACCACCGAACAGAACCGTTCGTTGCGCCTGCGCCTCAATGGCGACGCCGTGGATGGCTGGCAGCTGGTGGGGCTGGCGCCACGCCAGGCCACAGTGATCGGCCCCGGTGGCAACCAGGTGCTGGAACTGGCGGTATTCAATGGGCAGGGCGGTGAGCCGCCGACCGTGCTGCGCGGCGCCAACGGTGCGCCGCCGGCAGGTGCGATCGTGGTACCGCCCCCTGCAGGCGCTCCGCCGGCACCGCCGCCGGCTGCTGCAACCCCATCGCCGTCGCCTGCTGGCAGTGCGCCAGCACCTTCGGCGGCGGCCGCCACACCGCCTGCCAACAACAACGGCCCCAGCGAAGCGCAGATGCAGGCCATCCGCGAACGCATCCAGGCCCGTCGCCGCCAGCTGCAGCAACAACAGCAGCAACAACCGTCGCCGCCCCCGGGCGATGGCACCAACCGATAG
- the gspD gene encoding type II secretion system secretin GspD, protein MSLRFLPWSFALALLVGCSTVSAPHVQRKGNLTSTTDAGQAAEVAADAARDAQGAPRAVIRRGTGTMINREAARAPAPALHGASTGEATFNFEGESVHAVVKAILGDMLGQNYVIAPGVQGTVTLATPKPVSPAQALNLLEMVLGWNNARMVYSGGRYNIVAADQALAGTVAPSTAPAASARGFEVRVIPLQFISATEMKKVLEPYARPNAIVNVDSGRNVITLGGTRAELENYMRTVEIFDVDWLSGMSVGVFPIQSGKAEQVAADLEKVFGEESKTPSAGMFRFLPLENANAVLVITPQVRYLDQIQQWLDRIDTAGGSARLFSYELRYIKARDLAERLSEAFASSGNRGGSSPASLAPGAIPSQLGSDGERGMDSNNSSSFGSTPGSGSSGGGNGSMNLPQRQSGNVSVSLEVEGDRVGVSAVEETNTLLVRSTPQAWRSIREVIEKLDVMPLQVHIEAQVAEVALDGDLKYGVNWFFDNAVAGRALTGALGGVTLPAAAGGSWSSFAGAATGGEGLGWAFTGHNGAAVVSALDKVTDVRLLQTPSVFVRNNAEATLNVGDKVPINTTTVNTGIGTSSYSSVQYIDTGVILKVRPRVTRDGTVFLDIVQEVSSASNVPENCNPQERNCNPRISTKKLSTEAAVQSGDTIMLAGLITDTATDGSSGIPGLSRIPVVGALFGQKSRTSRRSEVIVLLTPSIVRNSQEARNLTDEYSQRFRAMEPLNQPRAKK, encoded by the coding sequence ATGAGCCTGCGTTTTCTTCCCTGGTCCTTTGCCCTCGCGCTGCTGGTCGGCTGCAGCACCGTGTCCGCGCCGCATGTGCAGCGCAAGGGCAACCTGACATCCACCACCGATGCCGGACAGGCAGCGGAGGTGGCCGCCGATGCCGCCCGCGATGCACAGGGTGCGCCACGGGCGGTGATCCGTCGTGGCACCGGCACCATGATCAACCGCGAGGCAGCCCGCGCGCCGGCACCGGCACTGCATGGTGCCAGTACCGGTGAGGCGACCTTCAACTTCGAAGGCGAGTCGGTGCACGCGGTGGTCAAGGCCATCCTCGGTGACATGCTGGGCCAGAACTACGTGATCGCACCGGGGGTGCAGGGCACGGTCACGCTGGCGACGCCCAAGCCGGTGTCGCCGGCGCAGGCGTTGAACCTGTTGGAAATGGTGCTGGGCTGGAACAACGCACGCATGGTCTACAGCGGTGGCCGCTACAACATCGTCGCCGCCGACCAGGCGCTGGCCGGTACGGTCGCACCGAGTACGGCGCCGGCTGCCAGCGCGCGCGGTTTTGAAGTACGTGTGATCCCGCTGCAGTTCATCTCCGCCACCGAAATGAAGAAGGTACTGGAGCCGTATGCGCGGCCCAATGCCATCGTCAACGTCGACAGCGGCCGCAACGTGATCACCCTGGGTGGTACCCGCGCCGAGCTGGAAAACTACATGCGCACCGTCGAGATCTTCGACGTCGACTGGCTGTCGGGCATGTCGGTGGGCGTGTTCCCGATCCAGTCGGGCAAGGCCGAACAGGTGGCCGCCGACCTGGAAAAAGTGTTCGGCGAGGAGAGCAAGACGCCCAGCGCCGGCATGTTCCGCTTCCTGCCGTTGGAGAACGCCAATGCGGTGCTGGTGATTACCCCGCAGGTGCGTTACCTGGACCAGATCCAGCAGTGGCTGGACCGTATTGATACGGCCGGCGGCAGTGCGCGCCTGTTCTCCTACGAGCTGCGCTACATCAAGGCGCGCGACCTGGCCGAGCGGCTGAGTGAAGCCTTCGCCAGCAGTGGCAACCGCGGCGGCTCCAGCCCGGCATCGCTGGCACCCGGCGCGATTCCATCGCAGCTGGGCAGCGACGGCGAGCGCGGCATGGACAGCAACAACAGCAGCAGCTTCGGTTCGACCCCGGGCAGCGGCTCCAGTGGTGGCGGCAATGGCAGCATGAACCTGCCGCAGCGCCAGTCCGGCAACGTCAGTGTCAGCCTGGAAGTGGAAGGCGACCGTGTGGGCGTGTCGGCGGTGGAGGAAACCAACACCCTGCTGGTGCGTTCGACCCCGCAGGCCTGGCGCTCGATCCGTGAAGTAATCGAGAAGCTGGACGTGATGCCGCTGCAGGTACATATCGAAGCGCAGGTGGCCGAAGTCGCACTGGACGGTGACCTGAAGTACGGCGTGAACTGGTTCTTCGACAATGCCGTGGCCGGGCGTGCCCTGACGGGAGCATTGGGCGGCGTGACCCTGCCGGCAGCAGCGGGTGGCTCCTGGAGCAGCTTCGCCGGTGCCGCAACCGGTGGCGAAGGCCTGGGCTGGGCATTCACCGGCCACAATGGTGCGGCGGTGGTGAGCGCGCTGGACAAGGTCACCGATGTACGCCTGCTGCAGACCCCCTCGGTGTTCGTGCGCAACAACGCCGAGGCCACGCTCAACGTGGGCGACAAGGTGCCGATCAACACGACTACGGTGAACACCGGCATCGGCACCAGCAGCTACAGCTCGGTGCAGTACATCGACACCGGCGTGATCCTGAAGGTGCGCCCGCGCGTGACCCGCGACGGCACGGTGTTCCTCGACATCGTGCAGGAAGTGAGCAGCGCCTCGAACGTACCGGAGAACTGCAACCCGCAGGAGCGCAACTGCAACCCGCGGATTTCCACCAAGAAGCTGTCGACCGAAGCGGCGGTGCAGAGCGGCGACACCATCATGCTGGCCGGCCTGATCACCGATACGGCCACCGATGGAAGCAGCGGTATTCCCGGCCTGAGCCGGATTCCGGTGGTCGGCGCGCTGTTCGGGCAGAAGAGCCGCACCAGCCGTCGTTCCGAAGTGATCGTGCTGCTGACCCCGAGCATCGTGCGCAACAGCCAGGAAGCGCGCAATCTGACCGACGAGTACAGCCAGCGCTTCCGGGCGATGGAGCCACTGAACCAGCCGCGCGCAAAGAAGTAA
- a CDS encoding glycosyltransferase family 2 protein: MGAIVLLPLCVDDAALDRCLAALDAGTAPGTAVWLADDAQTGPRAQAVVENWLAHTPLQAEYTRRARPLGEVAHLDEMLRACDGMDVAVLAPDSVPAPGWLQQLQDAFARDAAIATATPWCNAGETAAWPRLGEINPEPDDTALLAQTCAGLPTLHPELPSAVTHAVLVRGNARRRAGGLDVDSYDGWNAALVDLSLRMAGLGWRNVLCETAFVSRAGEAISRDGDLEALAARWPGWVPRLADFLMHDPLHGLRADLQQRMRQAIMPKEQGDLFVPSAPEPPA; the protein is encoded by the coding sequence ATGGGGGCGATCGTGTTGTTGCCGCTGTGCGTGGACGATGCCGCACTCGACCGCTGCCTGGCCGCACTGGATGCCGGCACCGCGCCGGGCACCGCGGTCTGGCTGGCCGATGACGCGCAGACCGGGCCGCGTGCGCAGGCGGTGGTGGAAAACTGGTTGGCACATACGCCATTGCAGGCCGAGTACACCCGGCGTGCACGGCCGCTGGGCGAAGTCGCCCACCTGGACGAGATGCTGCGCGCCTGCGATGGCATGGACGTGGCGGTGCTGGCACCGGACAGCGTGCCCGCGCCGGGCTGGCTGCAGCAGCTGCAGGACGCCTTCGCCCGCGATGCCGCCATCGCGACCGCAACCCCGTGGTGCAATGCCGGCGAAACCGCTGCTTGGCCCCGGCTGGGCGAGATCAATCCGGAACCGGACGATACCGCGCTGCTGGCGCAGACCTGTGCCGGCCTGCCGACGCTGCACCCGGAGCTGCCGTCGGCGGTCACCCACGCGGTGCTGGTGCGGGGCAACGCGCGCCGGCGTGCCGGGGGCCTGGACGTGGACAGCTACGACGGCTGGAACGCGGCGCTGGTCGACCTGAGCCTGCGCATGGCTGGCCTGGGCTGGCGCAACGTGTTGTGCGAGACCGCCTTCGTCAGCCGGGCAGGGGAGGCGATCAGCCGTGATGGTGATCTCGAGGCGCTGGCCGCGCGCTGGCCGGGTTGGGTGCCACGGCTGGCTGACTTCCTCATGCACGACCCGCTGCATGGCCTGCGTGCCGACCTGCAGCAGCGCATGCGGCAGGCGATAATGCCGAAGGAACAGGGTGACCTGTTCGTCCCGTCCGCGCCGGAGCCTCCTGCTTGA
- a CDS encoding glycosyltransferase family 2 protein yields the protein MNVAIAAIVVTYQSGSTIDACLSRLRQAQDVAEIRVIDNGSMDGTLDIVQRHASHDPRVRFVGNPDNPGFAAANNQGVADSHSPWLAFINPDLMVEPDTLAELRRRAEALGDCLLGVEQVDEHGHADEAVRRRDPDFLLMLRSPGKGSKLAVPRDPHQALQRVPALSGALLMMPRALFERIGGWDAGYRLHAEDLDLCRRAREAGAVVAIANDLHVTHVRGVSSRSRPFFVEWHKHKGLWRYFQKFEARQRSLPVRVAVWGAIWAHALMLVPRLLRRSL from the coding sequence TTGAATGTTGCCATTGCCGCCATCGTCGTCACCTACCAGAGCGGCAGCACGATCGATGCCTGTCTCTCGCGTCTGCGCCAGGCGCAGGATGTGGCCGAGATCCGGGTGATCGACAATGGCTCGATGGATGGCACGCTGGATATCGTGCAGCGCCATGCCAGCCATGATCCGCGCGTGCGTTTCGTCGGCAATCCGGACAACCCCGGCTTCGCCGCCGCCAACAACCAGGGCGTGGCCGATTCGCACAGCCCGTGGCTGGCCTTCATCAACCCGGATCTGATGGTCGAGCCGGATACGCTGGCCGAACTGCGCCGCCGTGCCGAAGCCCTGGGCGACTGCCTGCTGGGCGTTGAGCAGGTGGACGAGCATGGTCATGCCGACGAGGCGGTGCGCCGCCGTGATCCGGATTTCCTGCTGATGCTGCGTTCGCCCGGCAAGGGCTCGAAGCTGGCGGTGCCGCGTGACCCCCACCAGGCGCTGCAGCGGGTGCCGGCCCTGTCCGGTGCGCTGCTGATGATGCCGCGTGCACTGTTCGAGCGCATCGGCGGCTGGGACGCGGGCTACCGCCTGCATGCCGAGGACCTGGACCTGTGCCGCCGCGCACGCGAGGCCGGCGCGGTGGTGGCGATCGCCAACGATCTGCATGTCACCCACGTACGAGGCGTCTCCAGCCGCTCGCGGCCGTTCTTCGTCGAATGGCACAAGCACAAGGGCCTGTGGCGCTATTTCCAGAAGTTCGAGGCCAGGCAACGTTCGCTGCCGGTACGCGTGGCGGTGTGGGGCGCGATCTGGGCGCACGCCCTGATGCTGGTGCCGCGCCTGCTGCGCAGGTCGTTGTAG